From a region of the Hypanus sabinus isolate sHypSab1 chromosome 2, sHypSab1.hap1, whole genome shotgun sequence genome:
- the ssr3 gene encoding translocon-associated protein subunit gamma: MAPKGSNKQQSEEDLLLQDFSRNVSAKSSALFYGNAFIVSAIPIWLYWRIWHMDLVQSAVLYCVMTLISTYLVAFAYKNVKFVLKHKVAQKREDAVSKEVTRKLSEADNRKMSRKEKDERILWKKNEVADYEATTFSIFYNNTLFLVMVIIASFFILKNFNPTVNYILSICVSSGMIALLSTGSK, from the exons ATGGCGCCGAAAGGGAGCAATAAGCAGCAGTCGGAGGAGGATTTACTGCTGCAGGATTTCAGCAGaaatgtctcggccaaatcaTCGGCGCTGTTCTATGGGAACGCATTTATTGTGTCGGCCATTCCCATCT GGCTCTATTGGAGGATCTGGCACATGGACCTTGTCCAATCTGCAGTTCTGTACTGTGTTATGACCCTTATTAGCACCTATCTTGTGGCATTTGCCTACAAAAATGTAAAGTTTGTCCTGAAACACAA GGTGGCgcagaagagagaagatgcaGTTTCCAAGGAGGTCACTCGGAAACTGTCAGAGGCTGACAACAGGAAGATGTCTCGCAAAGAGAAAGATGAAAG AATTCTGTGGAAAAAGAATGAAGTGGCTGATTATGAAGCGACAACCTTTTCAATCTTCTACAACAATACCTTGTTTCTGGTAATGGTGATCATTGCTTCATTCTTCATACTGAAGAATTTCAATCCAACTGT AAACTACATCCTGTCCATCTGTGTTTCATCGGGGATGATTGCATTACTTTCCACAGGCTCGAAGTGA